The DNA region ACGAATTTTATAGTTTGGATTCAGTTATTTTGATATTTCGGGTTGGTTCGGTTCAGAttggaaaattttcaaaatcaaaatctaaTACTTTCTCTAGTTATTTGCATGTAAATTTCAGAAGTTTCAacaatttttgattttttaatatattagctTTAAAATCTACATTTATTACTGAACTattaatttgatcaaattttgcaATTCTTGCTAATATTAATACTAACCTGACTTGTTGATTAATTGATGTAATATAATCGAATGATAATTAAAAGGATGTCGCATTATACTTACCAAAACCATGTCGTTTTGGCTTAAATCACCGAGCCAAAGGGCCTAACCATGCATTTTTAAAGTTGAGAACTTTTATATGCGACGAGACCAGTATAAAAACACTGAAACAATGGGGAAAAAACACTAGCTAAAAGGTTGAATTCCATAAAAAAtctggaaaaaaaaaacttgaccTTTTGAAAGTTGCAAATATAGTCTTGGTCTACATTTTTCGGCTCAAAATTCTAACATAAAAATGTAGGCGTCTTGGCTACATTTTCCAACTTTTTAAAAGATCGTTCTTTTTGTTCTTTCTTTTCCTTGTCGAGATTTTGAAAGTAAGACTATTTTTATTTGTAACTGGAAAGGAATTGTTAAAATTAAGTACAGGAAATCCACTGCCAAGTAGTAAAATTTAACAAAGGAATCCACCTTAAGTGTGTGCAACAAGTAGCCTCAAAAGCTAATTCAACTATACCTAAAAGTTGTTCCCTCTCCCAACAAAAgaaacaaataaagaaaaagaaacaaccaagaaaaCAACAAGTGAGACTGTTAACTAAGCCATAAACATAGAACTTGGTTTCATTTCATATATGCCTCAAATACTTATTATTCTCACTCATCATCTTACGTTTATAAGTCAAAATAGCCTATTTCCAAAAGAGGAAAACCCTCATACCACAAGGCAGAGGAACACCTATATATAATAACTAATgaaaaatatagtataaataCTAATTAATACTTAATTACATTATAGAGCAAGCATTAGGGTTGTCTTCACTGAAGAGATATGTCATGGCTTCTTCAGTTGCATTAGGCACAGGAGCGGCCGCAGCCTGAACGTTCCGTACGAAGCCAGCTGGCGCCTTTTTGTCGTAAACTTGAGCGACATGAGGGTTCTGAACAAAGTTGTATGGAATGAAAGGCCAGAATTCAGCTTTCTTTCCTGTGTTATTCACTCTCTTCAAAACTTTGTTGGGATCAACATAGCCATTCACTGTCACACGGCTTAGCTTTCGGTTTATGTCGATGGATTTCACTCCTGCTATATCAATGATCAAGTCATTAAGAAGATTGCATGGACATAAAATCTGGTCGAATTCGGGCTTTTTAGTgaaatcaaatgaaaatcaCAAGTACTATGACAAGTTTTTAAGTTGAAGCTGTGCTACATTTTTGGAACTCTTtcaatttgataaaaaaaaaatagttgtaGAAAGATGAGCATACTAGGAAGAGAAAAGGGTTTAGAGGaattaatggaaaaaaaaagaggtAAATTAAGATTGTGCACCTTTGATGTGTTTGATGGCATTCTTTACTCTTCTCTCACATCCATCACAGTCCATTTTCACTCTGATCTCAACCGTCTGCAACACAAGTCCATGCATAAGAAATTATGAAGAAACACAATTTTGAATAGTAGTGTGTGTGAGAAGAAAAGGAGGTAGCAATGTGGATGATGATATATGATGATGATTAAGAGGTACCTGCATTGATTTCCTTTTGTTTCTGGTTTTGGTGGAAGTGCACAACCTCAAGAGATAGTTGAGAGCACCCATATTTTGCTACTTCTCCCCACAAGTCAATGAAGAAGACATCATATTGTGTTTTATTCTATTATATAGACCTCAATATATATAAAGTGGGAATATATAGGAAAATAAGGTGTAATTgttaatttttaaatagtataaagGTCTCTCTTTGTCAAAAAAGTTATGTTTTGAAGCCTTATAAGGGGAaaggaggttttgttttgtacCACATTTTGTGGAAAAAAGATATGGAGAGTGTCAAGtgaataaataattttcttatAATTTGTCACATGTAAAAAGATGAGGTTTTACCAAACTAATTAACACAACTTGCCTTACATGAAGCTTCTgagaaattaatattttaatttattctttatatttttaaattttatttctcaAGAAGATCAACAATATTCTCCATCTATCCCTGGCGTATTAACTCAAACCTTCAACCTATTAATCGAATGAAAACGTCTTATCAACTAATTAAGTTGTACTTTATCGTCTTCGTTTGTTCATTATATTTCCCATGTTAATAAATTACTATGTTCCACTTTCTGAAAATAAAATCTAACAAGAATGgttatgaataaaaaaattccacTTGGGCATGGACCAAAAATACATAGAAATTTTTTAATTGATATGATTGGCAAATTGATATATTAAATTTCTCATCTCGGTGAAAAATAGCTTCTGGGTTCTATTATTTGTTGATGGTGATAGGCTAATTAggaaatatttgtatatttgaaAAGTGTATAAGTGTTAGGTTTCAATGGGTGCGGACCAGttttatattgatatatattGCAAAATGCCCCAATAATTGTTCTTGTTCCTTGATTCTGTCCGCAACGGAGTACTACTTTTGTTTggttcttttcttctttttatctTCCTTCCTCTTTTCATTTCTAATTGATTAGTGCGTGTATATGGCTGTGTTGCTAATCAAATTGAAACATTGCTCTTAAATGAACATTCTCATTGATTGACATactataaaaaacaaattaacaaaTATAGTCATCCATATCTATCTAGTATCTTTCAATAGGTTTATCACcgtgaaaattttatttttcattagtCAACTTTACAGTACATTGGATAGGATCTTCTGCCCCAAAATTATTGGTGTACAATAAAGTCTGCTTCTACTAtttggagtataaaatttattaccaaaataaaaaaaaaggtacTTTCA from Salvia splendens isolate huo1 chromosome 9, SspV2, whole genome shotgun sequence includes:
- the LOC121747666 gene encoding heavy metal-associated isoprenylated plant protein 20-like isoform X2; amino-acid sequence: MGALNYLLRLCTSTKTRNKRKSMQTVEIRVKMDCDGCERRVKNAIKHIKGVKSIDINRKLSRVTVNGYVDPNKVLKRVNNTGKKAEFWPFIPYNFVQNPHVAQVYDKKAPAGFVRNVQAAAAPVPNATEEAMTYLFSEDNPNACSIM
- the LOC121747666 gene encoding heavy metal-associated isoprenylated plant protein 20-like isoform X1; protein product: MGALNYLLRLCTSTKTRNKRKSMQTVEIRVKMDCDGCERRVKNAIKHIKAGVKSIDINRKLSRVTVNGYVDPNKVLKRVNNTGKKAEFWPFIPYNFVQNPHVAQVYDKKAPAGFVRNVQAAAAPVPNATEEAMTYLFSEDNPNACSIM